The following are encoded in a window of Chlamydiales bacterium STE3 genomic DNA:
- a CDS encoding Succinate dehydrogenase flavoprotein subunit (Product derived from UniProtKB/Swiss-Prot:P08065;Gene name derived from UniProtKB/Swiss-Prot:P08065;EC number derived from UniProtKB/Swiss-Prot:P08065), translating into MSEKLKREVIVVGGGLAGLSAAMKLAEKGIYVKIISVTKVKRSHSVCAQGGINAAMNAMGEDDDPLIHAYDTIKGGDFLADQPPVLEMCLSGPSIIHMMDRFGCPFNRTEEGNLDFRRFGGTLYNRTAFAGASTGQQLLYALDEQVRRYEVKGLIQKFENHEFLRLVIDKKGITRGAVIMDLFNLKLHSFAADAVVVASGGLGFIFKMSTNSTFCTGAANGRLYRQGMKYANAEFIQVHPTSIPGRDKMRLMSESARGEGGRIWVYGDSSRTFTTSDGRTIPCGKTGEPWYFLEELYPAFGNLVPRDIGSREILTVCEMGLGIDGKMQVYLDISHLSEEKKHKLEAILEIYQKFTGDDPRKVPMKIFPAVHYSMGGAWVDWPASGDPDRLSRYRQMTNIPGCFNVGESDFQYHGANRLGANSLLSCIFGGLTVGKEMPRYLENLDSFSSESPSKIFESAVQEEEEFRKELMTRNGGENVFQLHEALANDLINYVTVKRNNRDLLTCLNKIKEYQERYKKITLDDHSQFANQTFMFAHQFRAMLDVAMVITKSALMRNESRGAHFKAEFPLRDDENWLKTTIAEYKKGQDEPEISYVPVDLRYLKPIKRDYSSAKKIKPKLENIPNEISLPF; encoded by the coding sequence ATGTCAGAAAAACTCAAAAGAGAAGTCATCGTTGTGGGCGGTGGTTTAGCCGGCCTTTCTGCGGCGATGAAATTGGCAGAGAAAGGCATTTACGTAAAAATTATTTCTGTGACTAAGGTCAAACGTTCTCATTCCGTTTGCGCTCAAGGGGGAATTAACGCGGCTATGAATGCAATGGGTGAGGATGATGACCCATTAATTCATGCGTACGACACAATTAAAGGAGGAGATTTCTTAGCCGATCAGCCCCCTGTTTTAGAGATGTGTTTGAGTGGCCCTTCCATCATTCATATGATGGATCGGTTTGGCTGTCCTTTTAATCGAACAGAAGAGGGAAATCTCGACTTTCGTCGTTTTGGAGGAACTCTTTATAACCGTACAGCTTTTGCTGGGGCGTCGACAGGCCAGCAATTGCTTTACGCTCTCGATGAACAAGTCAGAAGATACGAAGTTAAAGGATTGATCCAGAAATTTGAAAATCACGAATTCTTGCGTCTCGTTATCGACAAGAAGGGGATCACACGCGGCGCCGTGATTATGGATTTGTTCAACTTGAAGTTACACTCTTTTGCTGCAGATGCTGTCGTCGTTGCTTCAGGGGGACTCGGCTTTATCTTTAAAATGTCTACAAACTCCACCTTTTGTACAGGAGCTGCCAATGGACGCCTTTATCGGCAAGGCATGAAATATGCCAATGCAGAATTTATCCAAGTGCACCCTACCTCTATTCCAGGAAGGGATAAGATGCGTTTGATGTCGGAATCTGCAAGAGGAGAAGGCGGCCGCATATGGGTCTACGGCGATTCTTCCCGTACGTTCACCACCTCTGATGGGCGCACGATCCCTTGTGGAAAAACTGGGGAGCCATGGTACTTCTTAGAAGAGCTCTATCCAGCTTTTGGCAATCTCGTCCCGCGAGACATCGGCTCAAGAGAAATTTTGACCGTCTGTGAAATGGGGTTGGGGATTGATGGGAAAATGCAAGTTTATTTAGATATTAGCCATCTTTCAGAAGAAAAAAAACATAAGCTAGAGGCGATTTTAGAAATCTATCAGAAATTCACAGGGGATGATCCGCGGAAAGTGCCGATGAAAATTTTTCCTGCAGTGCATTATTCAATGGGTGGGGCTTGGGTGGATTGGCCAGCGTCCGGCGATCCAGATCGCTTAAGCCGCTACAGGCAAATGACCAATATCCCCGGTTGCTTTAACGTTGGCGAGTCAGATTTTCAATATCATGGTGCTAACCGTTTAGGAGCGAATTCGCTTCTATCATGCATCTTTGGGGGGTTAACTGTTGGGAAAGAAATGCCTCGTTATCTTGAAAACCTTGATTCTTTTTCCTCTGAATCCCCCTCAAAAATTTTTGAAAGTGCTGTTCAAGAGGAAGAGGAGTTTCGTAAAGAGTTGATGACACGCAATGGCGGTGAAAATGTTTTTCAACTACATGAAGCATTAGCGAATGATCTTATCAATTATGTGACAGTAAAGAGAAATAATAGGGATCTTCTTACTTGTTTAAATAAAATCAAAGAATACCAAGAGCGTTATAAAAAAATCACATTGGATGACCACTCACAATTTGCGAATCAAACTTTTATGTTTGCTCACCAATTTCGTGCTATGCTCGATGTCGCTATGGTAATTACGAAAAGTGCTTTAATGCGCAATGAATCCAGAGGGGCTCATTTTAAAGCAGAGTTTCCCCTTCGAGATGACGAAAACTGGTTGAAAACAACCATAGCAGAATATAAGAAAGGCCAAGATGAGCCGGAGATTAGTTATGTCCCTGTCGATTTACGTTATCTCAAACCTATAAAACGTGACTACTCATCCGCTAAAAAAATCAAGCCGAAGCTTGAAAATATTCCCAATGAAATATCCTTACCATTTTAG
- a CDS encoding Uncharacterized protein (Product derived from UniProtKB/Trembl:D1R9V6): MSASALPKPFVWRRAHSLAGFWLSIYLVQHLLVNSQAALLFGQDGEGFIRAVNAIQELPYLPLIEWTILGVPIAIHMWWGVQYLKTSKMNSFGYDGKSPYLAHYGRNRAYTWQRITSWILLVAIIAHVVHMRFIEYPAKTHKGIDKFYMVKVDADPGIYTLSERLKVNLYGPKDIENLKMKLPLLPQSNELVSVQAQNIQEQHEFVRALQVRSIKENQYIAVAKNFGTAELLMLRETFKMPIMMFLYTIFVLAACFHAFNGVWTFLISWGVTISQRSQKALLKISKVLMLIVGFLGLITIFGTYWINLRR, encoded by the coding sequence ATGTCAGCTTCAGCACTCCCTAAGCCCTTTGTTTGGCGCAGAGCCCATTCTTTAGCAGGCTTTTGGCTCTCTATTTACCTTGTGCAGCATCTCCTAGTCAATTCCCAAGCTGCTTTACTTTTTGGGCAAGATGGTGAAGGCTTTATACGAGCCGTCAATGCCATACAAGAACTGCCCTATCTTCCATTAATCGAGTGGACCATTCTTGGTGTTCCCATTGCTATTCACATGTGGTGGGGAGTTCAGTACCTAAAAACTTCTAAAATGAATTCGTTTGGCTATGATGGTAAGAGCCCCTATCTGGCACATTATGGACGCAACCGCGCTTACACTTGGCAACGCATCACTTCTTGGATCCTTCTTGTCGCCATTATTGCGCATGTTGTCCACATGCGATTTATAGAATATCCTGCGAAAACCCATAAAGGAATCGACAAATTTTATATGGTGAAAGTAGACGCAGATCCTGGGATCTACACGTTGTCAGAGCGCTTAAAGGTAAATTTATATGGTCCAAAGGATATCGAAAATTTAAAGATGAAATTACCGCTTCTCCCGCAATCTAACGAGCTAGTAAGTGTCCAAGCACAAAATATACAAGAGCAGCATGAATTTGTTAGAGCTTTACAAGTGCGTTCAATAAAGGAAAATCAATACATCGCAGTGGCAAAAAATTTTGGAACAGCGGAACTCCTCATGCTTCGTGAAACCTTTAAAATGCCGATCATGATGTTTCTCTACACTATTTTTGTTCTTGCAGCCTGCTTTCATGCATTCAATGGAGTGTGGACGTTTTTGATTTCCTGGGGGGTAACTATTTCGCAGCGTTCGCAAAAAGCGCTCTTAAAAATTTCAAAAGTTCTGATGTTGATTGTCGGTTTTTTGGGATTAATCACGATTTTTGGGACTTACTGGATCAACCTAAGGCGTTAA
- a CDS encoding hypothetical protein (Product derived from UniProtKB/Swiss-Prot:Q9Z811;Gene name derived from UniProtKB/Trembl:Q6MA70;Uncharacterized periplasmic metal-binding protein CPn_0541/CP_0211/CPj0541/CpB0562), translating into MNKAFFRFLFLSFSLLLSCFSGELPKKPYVLVSVAPHKFFVEKIAEDLLEVILMVPPGASSHSYEPTPKQMVNASKGEIWFLLGEPFEQKAAKALKSYNSQLKLVDMRQGLDLISDQCGHCKHHHHSMDPHIWLSPSMAKIQAATIAKTLSQYYPEHGELFQRNLESFSAELEHLDRKIDQVLQPLKNRTIMVSHPAYGYFCRDYQLQQLSIEFEGKDPTPKQLNTILSEARENNIRAIFIQQQYSNKAANLVAKELNVRIIDLDPYAENILESLFHIAQSFAQNGTEP; encoded by the coding sequence ATGAATAAAGCATTCTTTAGGTTCCTTTTCCTCTCATTTTCCCTACTTCTCTCTTGCTTTTCAGGAGAGCTTCCCAAAAAACCCTATGTTCTTGTAAGTGTGGCACCTCATAAATTTTTTGTTGAAAAGATTGCAGAAGACCTCCTGGAAGTGATCTTAATGGTTCCCCCAGGTGCTAGCAGCCATTCTTACGAACCAACTCCAAAACAAATGGTCAATGCAAGCAAAGGGGAAATATGGTTTTTGCTTGGCGAACCCTTTGAACAAAAAGCGGCCAAAGCCTTAAAAAGCTATAATTCACAACTAAAGCTTGTTGATATGCGCCAAGGTTTAGATTTAATTTCTGATCAATGCGGCCATTGTAAACACCATCACCATTCCATGGATCCACATATATGGCTATCACCTAGCATGGCCAAGATTCAAGCTGCCACTATCGCTAAAACATTAAGCCAATATTACCCAGAACATGGTGAGCTTTTTCAACGCAACCTGGAGAGTTTTAGTGCTGAGCTTGAACACCTAGACCGCAAGATTGATCAGGTTCTTCAGCCCCTTAAAAATCGCACCATTATGGTTTCTCATCCAGCATATGGTTACTTTTGCCGAGATTACCAACTTCAACAACTCTCCATCGAGTTTGAGGGCAAGGACCCGACGCCTAAGCAACTGAATACGATTTTATCCGAGGCTCGGGAAAATAATATTCGCGCAATTTTTATTCAGCAACAGTACAGTAATAAAGCGGCTAACTTAGTTGCAAAAGAATTGAATGTGAGAATTATCGACTTAGATCCTTACGCAGAAAACATCCTAGAGAGTTTGTTCCATATTGCTCAAAGTTTTGCTCAAAACGGCACTGAGCCATGA
- a CDS encoding hypothetical protein (Product derived from UniProtKB/Swiss-Prot:Q9Z810;EC number derived from UniProtKB/Trembl:D6YSR6;Probable metal transport system ATP-binding protein CPn_0542/CP_0210/CPj0542/CpB0563) → MTPALEFKQVYFSYRELCALSNVSFIVERGQFVSIIGPNGGGKTTLLKLIMGFLKPGSGNIQILGQPPEKVLEKIAYVPQNLRYDREFPISVNELVLSGRLSQLSWCGCFRKADKLATKEALEKVGLFHLKESSFGELSGGQQQRALIARALASEPEILLLDEPTANVDAEAQADIYSLLYSLKGKMTILIVTHDLKMAIEQVDRVFCVEQKLTTYSPQEVCEHYAMGLYHPRLISLDLKQGKS, encoded by the coding sequence ATGACCCCTGCCCTTGAATTCAAACAAGTTTATTTTAGCTACCGCGAACTTTGTGCTCTAAGTAATGTCTCTTTTATCGTTGAAAGGGGGCAATTTGTCAGCATTATCGGTCCAAATGGTGGAGGGAAAACCACCCTCTTAAAGCTCATTATGGGCTTTTTGAAGCCAGGTTCTGGAAACATACAGATTTTGGGCCAACCACCTGAAAAAGTTTTAGAAAAAATTGCTTACGTTCCGCAGAATTTGCGTTACGATAGAGAATTTCCTATCTCCGTCAACGAACTTGTTCTCTCCGGGAGACTTTCGCAGCTCTCTTGGTGTGGTTGTTTTCGTAAAGCTGATAAGTTAGCCACTAAAGAAGCTTTGGAAAAAGTGGGCCTGTTTCATCTAAAAGAGTCTTCTTTTGGCGAGCTTTCTGGTGGCCAGCAGCAAAGAGCTCTCATTGCTCGTGCTTTGGCTTCTGAACCAGAAATTCTTCTTTTGGATGAGCCAACGGCCAATGTGGATGCCGAAGCACAAGCAGACATTTATTCCCTGCTTTATAGCCTCAAAGGTAAAATGACGATTTTGATTGTTACTCATGATCTAAAAATGGCGATTGAACAAGTTGATCGTGTGTTTTGCGTTGAACAAAAACTCACTACTTATTCTCCGCAAGAAGTCTGCGAACATTACGCAATGGGACTGTATCATCCGCGTTTAATCTCTTTGGATTTAAAACAAGGAAAAAGCTAA
- a CDS encoding hypothetical protein (Product derived from UniProtKB/Swiss-Prot:Q9Z809;Probable metal transport system membrane protein CPn_0543/CP_0209/CPj0543/CpB0565): MGFLEALQTNPLLLSAVLAGLAASVVSGIIGSYVVVKRIVFISGSISHSVLSGIGFCLWLERAKGITWVSPLYGALITGILSALIIGWIHLYYREREDSVIAALWSVGMAIGVLFISQTPGFNVELTNFLVGNILWVSPQDLYILFALDLVIILIVLCLHKRFLAICFDEQQAKLQGLKVNQLYLLLLVLAAITIVLLIQVVGIILVMTMLAIPAAIANFFTSRLSSMIFIAILLSASFCFFGTGVAYHLDWPAGATIALVAGFTYLLSMLVFKK, encoded by the coding sequence ATGGGTTTCTTAGAAGCTCTTCAAACAAACCCTTTGCTCTTATCTGCAGTGTTAGCAGGTCTTGCCGCTTCTGTTGTAAGTGGAATTATCGGTTCTTATGTAGTTGTAAAACGTATTGTGTTTATTAGTGGGAGTATTTCCCATTCTGTCCTTAGTGGAATTGGGTTTTGCCTATGGCTCGAAAGAGCAAAAGGAATAACGTGGGTATCCCCTCTTTATGGTGCTTTGATCACAGGAATCCTCTCGGCATTAATTATTGGCTGGATCCATCTTTATTATCGAGAAAGAGAAGACTCTGTGATTGCCGCCTTGTGGTCTGTCGGTATGGCGATTGGAGTCTTATTTATCTCCCAAACACCTGGCTTTAATGTAGAGTTAACAAACTTTTTAGTGGGCAATATTCTGTGGGTTTCTCCACAAGACCTTTATATACTTTTTGCATTAGATTTGGTTATTATTCTGATTGTCCTTTGCTTGCACAAACGTTTTTTGGCCATCTGTTTTGATGAGCAGCAGGCTAAACTGCAAGGGCTAAAAGTGAATCAGCTTTACCTCTTACTTCTTGTTCTTGCAGCCATTACGATTGTTTTGTTGATACAGGTTGTGGGAATTATCTTAGTAATGACTATGCTTGCCATCCCTGCAGCTATAGCTAATTTCTTCACATCTCGTCTGTCGAGTATGATCTTTATAGCCATTCTTTTGAGTGCTAGCTTTTGCTTTTTTGGTACAGGAGTAGCTTACCATTTAGATTGGCCAGCAGGAGCAACTATCGCGCTTGTCGCAGGATTTACGTATCTATTGTCTATGCTGGTATTTAAGAAGTAA
- a CDS encoding Uncharacterized protein (Product derived from UniProtKB/Trembl:K0Q4E2): MANFIDLEAMRQFNYEAFARKQPFPWVDFKDFLLTEGFQKLYQDFPNLDFFEYHENLYRLGQRPHNRYYLAYERSTYRLKDPLKRGVIGRNDLQPSWQHFIDELESDEYQSFIAKALNVSSFKVRYAWHIGKETNEVSPHRDSSDKIGTHIFYFNTQDDWETDWGGELLILGGKMTSGITPDFKDFISSAAVSNTDNHSFLFKNTSQAWHGVKELNCPEGKYRKLFNVIFSDA; the protein is encoded by the coding sequence ATGGCAAACTTCATTGATCTAGAAGCAATGCGGCAATTTAATTATGAAGCCTTTGCAAGGAAACAGCCTTTCCCTTGGGTGGATTTTAAAGATTTTCTTTTGACAGAAGGCTTCCAAAAGCTCTATCAGGATTTTCCTAACCTAGATTTCTTTGAATACCATGAGAATCTCTACCGTTTAGGACAAAGACCTCACAACCGCTACTACTTGGCCTATGAACGTTCTACCTATCGCCTTAAAGACCCTTTAAAAAGAGGAGTAATCGGACGAAATGATTTGCAGCCAAGCTGGCAACATTTTATCGATGAGCTGGAAAGCGATGAATACCAATCTTTTATAGCTAAAGCATTAAATGTTAGCAGCTTTAAAGTGCGCTATGCTTGGCATATTGGAAAAGAGACGAATGAAGTTTCCCCCCATCGAGATTCTTCAGATAAGATCGGCACTCATATTTTTTATTTTAATACTCAGGATGATTGGGAGACTGATTGGGGAGGAGAACTTCTTATCTTAGGGGGGAAGATGACATCGGGTATTACTCCTGACTTTAAAGACTTTATTAGTTCTGCTGCAGTGAGTAACACAGATAACCATAGCTTCCTCTTTAAAAATACTTCTCAAGCCTGGCATGGGGTCAAGGAGTTAAATTGCCCTGAGGGGAAATACCGAAAGCTTTTCAACGTCATTTTTAGTGATGCCTAA
- a CDS encoding hypothetical protein (Product derived from UniProtKB/Swiss-Prot:P44068;Uncharacterized protein HI_0882), which translates to MKNAHEDLIPPNGEKKVLLHSCCAPCSGSVIEMMHQSGIDLTIYFYNPNIHPTKEYEIRKNENIRFAEKLNIPFIDADYDTDNWFDLTKGHEDDPERGERCSMCFEMRFVKTAAYAAKNGFSTMTSCLGISRWKDFNQVTAAGERAASLFPGVTYWGFNWRKNGGSSRMYEIAKEEAFYQQEYCGCIYSLRDTNKWRKANDRPLIKLGKSFYHFKDSPE; encoded by the coding sequence ATGAAGAATGCCCATGAGGATTTAATACCTCCCAATGGAGAAAAAAAAGTTTTATTGCATTCCTGCTGCGCTCCTTGTTCAGGATCTGTTATCGAAATGATGCATCAAAGCGGTATCGATTTGACAATTTATTTTTACAATCCGAATATTCACCCCACTAAAGAATATGAAATTCGCAAGAATGAAAACATTCGTTTTGCAGAAAAGCTAAATATTCCTTTCATTGATGCAGATTATGATACAGACAACTGGTTTGATCTGACCAAAGGGCACGAAGATGATCCTGAGCGCGGAGAGCGATGCTCGATGTGTTTTGAGATGCGTTTCGTTAAGACAGCAGCGTACGCCGCTAAAAATGGCTTTTCCACGATGACCAGCTGCCTTGGGATTTCTCGTTGGAAAGATTTTAACCAAGTGACTGCTGCTGGTGAAAGGGCTGCAAGCTTGTTCCCGGGAGTTACTTATTGGGGCTTTAACTGGCGTAAAAATGGGGGATCTAGTCGCATGTATGAAATCGCCAAGGAAGAAGCCTTTTATCAACAAGAATACTGTGGGTGTATCTATTCTTTAAGAGATACGAACAAATGGCGTAAAGCAAACGATCGCCCTCTCATCAAGCTTGGTAAAAGTTTCTATCATTTTAAGGATTCTCCTGAATAG
- a CDS encoding putative 3-methyladenine-DNA glycosylase I (Product derived from UniProtKB/Trembl:Q6MBI7;Gene name derived from UniProtKB/Trembl:Q6MBI7): protein MNQKNRCAWVKSYDALEMAYHDEEWGRAVHDDQKHFEFLILEGAQAGLSWSTILQRRENYRKAFSDFDPVKVANYSPEKMEALILDKGIIRNRLKIVSAIQNARHFLTIQNAFGSFDAYVWRFVDGKPLQNRWKSIKEVPASTKEAQALSADLKKRGFKFVGPTIMYAYMQAIGMVNDHTQDCFCHAQLSD from the coding sequence ATGAATCAAAAGAACCGTTGTGCGTGGGTAAAGAGCTACGACGCTCTCGAGATGGCCTACCACGATGAAGAATGGGGACGAGCTGTTCATGATGACCAAAAGCATTTTGAATTTCTGATTTTAGAAGGTGCGCAAGCTGGTTTAAGTTGGAGCACGATTTTGCAGCGCAGGGAGAATTATCGGAAAGCCTTCTCAGATTTTGATCCAGTTAAGGTGGCTAACTATAGCCCTGAGAAAATGGAAGCCCTTATTTTAGATAAAGGTATTATTAGAAACCGCTTAAAAATCGTTTCGGCTATACAAAATGCCCGCCATTTTTTAACTATCCAAAATGCATTTGGCAGTTTTGATGCCTATGTATGGCGTTTTGTAGATGGTAAACCTTTGCAAAACCGGTGGAAAAGTATCAAAGAGGTTCCCGCTTCAACCAAAGAAGCACAAGCCTTAAGCGCCGATTTAAAGAAGAGGGGTTTTAAATTTGTAGGCCCAACGATTATGTACGCATACATGCAAGCTATAGGCATGGTCAACGATCACACTCAAGACTGCTTTTGCCACGCACAATTATCAGATTGA
- a CDS encoding Uncharacterized protein (Product derived from UniProtKB/Trembl:F8KYU8) codes for MLTKNLSRNGRILRLAIASILLTYAIWQSSWIALIFALFTLFETFMSWCVLYQILGINECPVEPRDPKP; via the coding sequence ATGTTAACAAAAAATCTTAGTAGAAATGGACGCATTCTTCGTCTTGCTATTGCTAGCATTTTGCTTACTTACGCAATTTGGCAAAGTAGCTGGATTGCACTCATCTTTGCGCTTTTTACTCTTTTTGAGACCTTCATGAGCTGGTGCGTCCTCTATCAAATCCTTGGCATCAATGAATGCCCGGTAGAACCTAGAGATCCAAAGCCTTAA
- a CDS encoding putative peptide chain release factor 2 (Product derived from UniProtKB/Trembl:Q6MDS7;Gene name derived from UniProtKB/Trembl:Q6MDS7), which produces MTTYPPKILLPESDDQLMDLCSVETYRSSGSGGQHVNKTDSAVRLTYRPYNLVVTSQKERSQYLNKMHCLQKLRDLVKKLNYRPKKRIPTKISKGHKAANLEKKGKHSQKKQLRGKIDF; this is translated from the coding sequence ATGACTACCTATCCTCCTAAAATCCTTCTTCCCGAATCTGATGATCAGCTAATGGACCTTTGCAGCGTGGAAACTTATCGTTCAAGTGGCAGTGGCGGACAACATGTCAATAAGACTGACAGCGCTGTGCGCTTAACATACCGACCTTACAATCTAGTCGTCACCTCGCAGAAAGAGAGGAGTCAGTATTTGAATAAGATGCACTGTCTTCAGAAACTGCGGGATCTTGTAAAAAAGCTCAATTACCGTCCCAAAAAACGTATCCCAACAAAAATTTCTAAAGGCCATAAAGCAGCGAATTTAGAAAAAAAAGGCAAGCATAGCCAAAAAAAGCAATTACGCGGGAAAATAGATTTTTAG
- a CDS encoding hypothetical protein (Product derived from UniProtKB/Trembl:F8KWX7;Uncharacterized protein jhp_0259), whose product MTKRGAMTQQKSPSPLPWYQGGLNFKCTECGKCCTGTSGFVWVSEEEMTEMAAVLSISLPLFKRNYTRKRDNRYALIEKKTANEEYDCVFLKDKKCQVYRARPLQCRTFPWWSENLMSKESWEIASLECEGINDEAPLVPYQNIVEQLESQE is encoded by the coding sequence ATTACTAAAAGGGGTGCCATGACGCAACAAAAGAGCCCTTCGCCCTTACCATGGTATCAAGGAGGCTTAAATTTTAAATGCACGGAATGCGGAAAGTGCTGTACGGGAACTTCTGGTTTTGTTTGGGTGAGTGAAGAGGAAATGACAGAAATGGCTGCAGTTCTATCGATTTCCTTACCCCTGTTTAAAAGAAACTACACGCGCAAAAGGGATAATCGTTACGCTTTGATCGAAAAAAAAACGGCCAATGAAGAGTATGATTGCGTTTTTCTAAAAGACAAAAAATGTCAGGTTTATCGAGCACGTCCTCTACAGTGCCGCACCTTTCCCTGGTGGTCTGAGAACTTAATGAGTAAAGAGAGTTGGGAAATTGCTTCTTTAGAGTGTGAGGGGATTAATGATGAGGCGCCTCTTGTCCCTTACCAAAACATTGTCGAGCAGCTTGAGAGCCAGGAATAA
- a CDS encoding putative protein YusI (Product derived from UniProtKB/Swiss-Prot:O32175;Gene name derived from UniProtKB/Swiss-Prot:O32175; Uncharacterized protein YusI): MIIYLYSRCSTCQKAVRFLKERNISFEQKEIVQEPPSKKELLQMLSYKKGEVKKLFNTSGLLYRELQLSEKLQTMDEEQALALLGKNGMLVKRPFLLGKDFGLTGFNEKEWVQALLKGVP; encoded by the coding sequence GTGATTATTTACCTTTACAGTAGGTGCTCAACTTGCCAAAAGGCAGTTCGCTTTTTGAAAGAAAGAAACATTTCTTTTGAGCAGAAAGAAATTGTGCAAGAGCCTCCTTCAAAAAAGGAATTATTGCAAATGCTTAGCTATAAGAAGGGGGAGGTTAAAAAGCTGTTTAACACATCAGGTCTTCTTTACCGCGAATTACAGCTTAGCGAAAAATTACAAACCATGGATGAAGAACAAGCTCTTGCTCTTCTAGGTAAAAATGGCATGCTCGTCAAGCGTCCCTTTCTTCTAGGTAAGGACTTTGGCCTCACAGGCTTTAATGAGAAAGAATGGGTCCAAGCATTACTAAAAGGGGTGCCATGA